A DNA window from Brenneria izadpanahii contains the following coding sequences:
- the thyA gene encoding thymidylate synthase, producing MKLYLDLMKKVLEEGTPKADRTGTGTLSIFGHQMRFNLQDGFPLVTTKRCHLRSIIHELLWFLNGDTNIAYLHDNKVSIWDEWADENGDLGPVYGKQWRAWGAADGRQIDQLKNVLTQLKQDPDSRRIIVSAWNVGELDKMALAPCHAFFQFYVADGKLSCQLYQRSCDVFLGLPFNIASYALLVHMVAQQCDLEVGDFVWTGGDTHLYNNHMEQTHLQLSREPRALPKLVIKRRPETLFDYRFEDFEIEGYDPYPAIKAPVAI from the coding sequence ATGAAACTGTATCTGGATCTGATGAAAAAAGTGCTTGAGGAAGGAACGCCAAAAGCCGACCGTACCGGCACCGGAACCCTATCGATTTTCGGTCATCAGATGCGTTTCAATTTACAGGATGGTTTCCCGCTGGTGACGACCAAACGTTGTCATTTACGTTCGATCATTCACGAACTGCTATGGTTCCTGAATGGCGATACCAATATTGCTTATCTGCATGATAACAAAGTGAGTATCTGGGACGAGTGGGCGGATGAAAACGGCGATCTCGGACCGGTTTACGGTAAACAGTGGCGCGCCTGGGGGGCGGCCGACGGACGTCAGATCGACCAGTTGAAAAATGTGCTTACCCAGTTAAAACAGGATCCCGACTCCCGCCGCATTATTGTTTCAGCCTGGAACGTCGGCGAGTTGGACAAGATGGCGTTGGCGCCGTGTCATGCGTTTTTCCAATTCTACGTTGCCGACGGAAAACTATCCTGCCAGCTTTATCAGCGTTCGTGCGATGTCTTCCTCGGCCTGCCTTTCAACATCGCCAGCTATGCATTACTGGTGCATATGGTCGCGCAGCAGTGCGATCTGGAAGTCGGGGATTTTGTCTGGACGGGCGGGGATACGCATCTCTATAACAACCATATGGAACAAACCCATCTGCAGTTGAGCCGCGAACCGCGCGCCTTGCCGAAGCTGGTGATTAAACGCCGTCCCGAAACGCTGTTTGATTACCGTTTTGAAGATTTTGAAATCGAAGGCTACGATCCGTATCCGGCGATTAAAGCGCCGGTGGCTATTTGA
- the recC gene encoding exodeoxyribonuclease V subunit gamma yields the protein MFTVYHSNQLDILKRLMVELIKRQPLADPFQPEVVLVQSPGMAQWLQIELAEHFGIAANIDFPLPGVFLWEMCRHVLPDIPKESAFSKDSMTWKLMHLLPEQLEQPDFASLHHYLQDDGDRRKLHQLAGRIADLFDQYLIYRPKWIEQWQQGQQVDGLGASQPWQSASWRALLNYTRELGQPEWHHANLYQRFIKKLEQAESCPPGLPPRVFICGISALPPVYLQALRALAKHIDVHLLFTNPCRDYWSDIQDYKFLAKLKSRNRRLHCWDNAQAADYRPLFRDPQQADSLFNAEGQQQVNNPLLASWGKLGRDHLYLLAELDDVQEVDAFVDVDGSNLLQRIQRDILELEDHSVVALSKSSLDTSRQKRPLAPDDRSVDLHACHSPQREVEVLHDQLLAMMADDKNLTPRDIIVMVADIDSYTPFIQAVFGNAAEDRYLPFAISDQRARHAHPALQAVISLLDLPNSRFTAEQVLALLEVPALAARFGIQEEGLRRLRLWVVESGIRWGLDDDNVRELMLPATGQHTWRFGLTRMLLGYAMDSHAGDWRGVLPYDESSGLIAELAGQLAELLMQLSQWRHRLQQSRTLTEWLPLCRQLIDTFFDADSDTEAALALIEKQWQLVISTGTASCYPQLVPVSLLRDELSRRIDQERLSQRFLAGSINFCTLMPMRSIPFEVVCLLGMNDGVYPRTLPPLGFDLMGRKIQRGDRSRRDDDRYLFLEALLSAQRKLYISYIGRSIQDNTRRYPSVLVSELIEYIAQSHYLPEDRDSDVDASSERVARHLCHEHSRMPFDEKNFLPPLPQSFAAEWLAAANRRGQPQPDFDRELPLECYTEISLDDLKRFYRHPVRAFFQLRLGVSFMLQDDELLDEEPFIVDNLSRYQLNTELLNTLIEQGEPERLYRRVRAAGGLPYGAFGELYWQTQQQEMSALAERIREELAPGKAESLEADIQLDGIRVSGWLSRVQQDGLLRWRPGKLSMTDGITLWLEHLVYCLTGGQGESRMFGRDNTAWRFAAMPAEQAREYLQLMLAGYQRGMNKPLLLLNKSGSAWLAQCYDRESDSIQWDEETQRKACAKLLQAWQGNMGMPGEGEDYYLQRIVRELDERRMEEIIEAAQTWLLPPIRSNLV from the coding sequence ATGTTTACGGTTTATCATTCAAATCAGCTGGATATTTTAAAACGGCTGATGGTCGAGCTGATTAAACGTCAGCCGTTAGCGGATCCCTTTCAGCCGGAAGTCGTTCTGGTGCAAAGCCCTGGTATGGCGCAGTGGCTGCAAATTGAACTGGCCGAGCATTTCGGTATTGCCGCCAACATTGATTTTCCGCTGCCCGGCGTTTTTCTGTGGGAGATGTGCCGTCATGTTTTGCCTGATATCCCCAAAGAAAGCGCGTTCAGCAAAGATTCCATGACCTGGAAATTGATGCATCTGCTGCCTGAACAATTGGAGCAGCCCGATTTTGCTTCGTTGCATCACTATCTACAGGATGACGGCGATCGGCGTAAGCTGCACCAGCTCGCCGGGCGTATTGCCGATCTCTTCGATCAATATCTGATCTATCGTCCAAAGTGGATCGAACAGTGGCAACAGGGTCAACAGGTTGACGGTTTGGGCGCTAGCCAACCGTGGCAGTCGGCATCCTGGCGCGCGCTATTGAACTATACCCGCGAGCTGGGGCAGCCGGAGTGGCATCATGCTAACTTGTACCAGCGCTTTATCAAAAAGCTGGAACAGGCGGAGAGCTGTCCGCCGGGATTACCGCCGCGCGTATTTATCTGCGGTATTTCCGCCTTACCGCCGGTGTATTTGCAGGCTTTGCGCGCGCTGGCCAAGCATATTGACGTTCATCTGCTGTTTACCAACCCCTGCCGCGATTACTGGAGCGATATTCAGGATTATAAGTTTTTGGCCAAGCTGAAATCCCGCAACCGCCGGCTGCATTGCTGGGATAACGCGCAAGCGGCGGATTATCGTCCGCTATTCCGCGATCCGCAGCAGGCTGATTCGCTGTTTAATGCGGAAGGCCAGCAGCAGGTGAATAACCCGCTGTTAGCGTCCTGGGGGAAGTTAGGCCGCGATCATCTTTATCTGCTTGCCGAGCTTGATGATGTGCAGGAGGTGGATGCGTTTGTTGATGTGGACGGCAGCAACCTGCTGCAAAGGATACAGCGCGATATCTTGGAGCTGGAGGATCACAGCGTCGTGGCGCTCAGTAAATCCTCCTTGGACACCAGCCGTCAGAAACGTCCGCTGGCGCCGGACGATCGATCCGTCGATTTGCACGCCTGCCACAGCCCGCAGCGCGAAGTGGAAGTGCTGCACGACCAATTACTGGCCATGATGGCCGACGACAAAAATCTCACCCCCCGCGATATTATCGTCATGGTGGCGGATATCGACAGCTATACGCCTTTTATTCAGGCGGTGTTCGGCAATGCGGCGGAAGATCGCTATCTGCCTTTCGCCATTTCCGACCAGCGGGCGCGGCATGCCCACCCCGCATTACAGGCGGTGATTAGCCTGCTTGATTTACCCAATAGCCGGTTTACCGCCGAACAGGTGCTGGCTCTGCTGGAAGTGCCGGCGCTGGCCGCGCGTTTCGGCATTCAGGAGGAGGGGCTGAGGCGGTTGCGCCTGTGGGTGGTGGAGTCCGGTATCCGTTGGGGACTGGATGATGACAATGTACGTGAACTGATGCTGCCGGCAACCGGACAGCATACCTGGCGTTTCGGCTTGACGAGAATGCTGCTGGGCTACGCCATGGATAGCCATGCCGGTGATTGGCGGGGCGTGCTGCCTTATGATGAGTCCAGCGGTCTGATCGCCGAGCTTGCCGGCCAATTGGCTGAGTTGCTGATGCAGCTTAGCCAATGGCGTCATCGTTTGCAGCAATCACGCACGCTGACCGAATGGCTGCCTTTATGCCGTCAATTGATTGATACCTTCTTTGATGCAGACAGCGATACCGAAGCGGCGTTGGCGCTGATCGAAAAGCAGTGGCAGCTTGTTATCAGCACAGGAACGGCCTCCTGTTATCCGCAGCTTGTACCCGTTTCGCTGTTGCGGGATGAACTTTCCCGCCGGATCGATCAGGAACGGCTCAGCCAGCGTTTTCTGGCCGGCTCCATCAATTTTTGCACCTTGATGCCGATGCGCTCCATTCCGTTCGAAGTCGTATGTCTGCTGGGAATGAACGACGGCGTCTATCCGCGGACTTTGCCGCCGCTGGGGTTTGATCTGATGGGGCGGAAAATTCAACGCGGCGATCGCAGCCGGCGTGACGACGACCGCTACCTGTTTCTGGAAGCGTTGCTTTCGGCGCAGCGTAAGCTCTATATCAGCTATATCGGCCGCTCGATACAGGATAACACCCGCCGTTATCCTTCCGTACTGGTTAGCGAACTGATTGAGTACATTGCGCAAAGTCATTATCTGCCGGAAGATCGGGATAGCGATGTTGATGCCAGTTCGGAACGCGTCGCGCGGCATTTGTGCCATGAGCATAGCCGTATGCCGTTTGATGAGAAAAATTTTCTACCGCCGCTGCCGCAGAGCTTTGCGGCTGAGTGGCTGGCGGCGGCAAACCGGCGGGGGCAACCTCAGCCTGATTTCGATCGCGAATTGCCATTGGAATGTTATACCGAAATCAGCCTGGACGATCTGAAACGATTTTATCGTCATCCGGTTCGGGCTTTCTTCCAGCTTCGGCTCGGCGTGAGCTTCATGCTGCAAGATGATGAATTGCTTGATGAAGAGCCGTTTATCGTGGATAACTTGAGCCGCTATCAACTCAATACCGAGCTTCTCAACACCCTGATAGAGCAGGGCGAGCCGGAACGATTATACCGGCGCGTGCGGGCGGCGGGCGGGTTGCCGTACGGCGCGTTTGGTGAACTATACTGGCAGACTCAGCAGCAGGAAATGTCGGCGCTGGCGGAGCGTATACGCGAAGAGCTGGCGCCGGGCAAGGCGGAAAGCCTGGAGGCGGATATCCAGCTTGACGGGATTCGCGTCAGCGGTTGGCTGTCTCGGGTGCAGCAGGATGGTTTGCTGCGCTGGCGGCCGGGAAAACTGTCGATGACGGACGGCATCACGCTCTGGCTGGAGCATCTGGTCTATTGCTTGACCGGCGGGCAGGGGGAGAGCCGAATGTTCGGACGCGATAACACCGCCTGGCGTTTTGCCGCAATGCCCGCCGAACAGGCGCGGGAATATCTGCAATTGATGCTGGCGGGCTACCAGCGCGGGATGAACAAACCGTTGCTGCTGCTGAATAAGTCGGGCAGCGCCTGGTTGGCTCAATGCTATGACCGTGAAAGCGATAGCATTCAATGGGATGAGGAGACGCAAAGGAAGGCTTGCGCCAAACTGCTGCAGGCCTGGCAAGGCAATATGGGCATGCCGGGCGAGGGCGAGGATTATTATTTGCAGCGGATCGTGCGTGAATTGGATGAAAGGCGAATGGAAGAAATTATTGAAGCGGCGCAAACCTGGTTACTGCCGCCAATCCGTTCTAATCTGGTTTGA
- the ptrA gene encoding pitrilysin, producing the protein MRKQFVWITGLFFLFTFWLPQSWAETGWQPLAQTIRKSEKDPRQYQAIKLDNGMTVLLVSDPQATKSLASLALPVGSLEDPDSQLGLAHYLEHMVLMGSKRYPEPEALAEFLKKHGGSHNASTASYRTAFYLEVENDALQPAVDRLADAIAEPLLDPVNADRERHAVNAELTMARSRDGHRMAQVGAETLNPAHPSSRFSGGNLETLSDKPGSKLHDELVKFYQRYYSANLMKGVIYSNQPLPSLAKLAAETFGRIANHNADVPPITVPAATEKQRGIMIHYVPAQPRKQLRIEFRVDNNSQAFRSKTDTYISYLIGNRSQNTLSDWLQKEGLIESIGAGSDPVIDRNGGVFSISASLTDKGLAQRDEVIAAIFNYLGQVRREGIQQRYFDEIARVLDLDFRYPSISRDMDYIEWLVDTMLRVPVEHTLDAMYLADQYDPKAIAERLDYMTPQNARIWLISPNEPHNKVAYFVDAPYEVDAIPAATFAKWRQLGEKISLTLPAVNPYIPDDFSLIKADTSITHPKILLQQPGLRVLYMPSRYFADEPKAEIMLLLRNNEARSTARNQVLFALNDYLAGLALDELSYQASVGGISFSTTSNDGLVINANGFTQRLPQLLLALADGYASFSPTEEQLQQAKSWYREQLDAAEKAKAFEQAIQPIQALSQVPYTERSERRELLKDIRLQEVVDYRNSLLQKATPEMLVVGNLSPEKVIELAQTLKAHLKSNGENLQRSDEVSISKSQRANLQKPGSSTDSALAAVYIPIGYSETQSMAYSSALGQIIQPWFYSQLRTEEQLGYAVFAFPISVGRQWGIGFLLQSNSKQPAYLYQRYLDFYQKAEKRLSAMSAEDFAQYKQGIINELSQRPQTLDEEISRLRNDLTRENFAFDTREKIIEEIKPLTVAQLADFFRQALKPEGLAVLSQISGSHHGKADYAAPQEWHTYPNMSSLQKTLPLQKAPSQDSAAKKREAAAETTNAGEQK; encoded by the coding sequence ATGCGTAAGCAGTTTGTCTGGATCACCGGATTGTTTTTTTTATTTACTTTCTGGCTTCCGCAGAGTTGGGCTGAAACAGGTTGGCAGCCTCTAGCTCAAACCATCCGTAAAAGCGAAAAAGACCCGCGTCAGTATCAGGCGATAAAACTGGATAACGGGATGACGGTGCTGCTGGTTTCCGATCCGCAGGCAACGAAGTCTCTGGCATCGCTGGCATTACCGGTAGGATCGCTGGAGGATCCGGATAGCCAGCTTGGCCTGGCCCATTATCTCGAACATATGGTTTTGATGGGCTCCAAACGCTATCCGGAACCGGAAGCGCTTGCCGAATTCCTGAAAAAACACGGCGGCAGCCACAATGCCAGCACCGCCTCTTATCGTACCGCGTTCTATCTGGAAGTGGAGAACGATGCGTTGCAACCGGCGGTCGATCGTCTGGCTGACGCCATCGCCGAGCCTTTGCTCGATCCGGTCAACGCCGATCGCGAACGTCATGCGGTTAATGCGGAATTGACCATGGCGCGCTCTCGCGACGGTCATCGTATGGCGCAGGTGGGGGCGGAAACCTTAAACCCGGCGCATCCCAGTTCACGCTTTTCCGGCGGCAATCTCGAAACCCTGAGCGATAAGCCCGGCAGCAAACTGCATGATGAACTGGTGAAGTTTTACCAGCGCTATTATTCAGCCAACCTGATGAAAGGGGTGATTTACAGCAATCAGCCTTTACCGTCCCTGGCGAAGCTGGCGGCGGAAACCTTTGGCCGTATCGCCAATCATAATGCCGACGTTCCGCCGATCACCGTACCGGCGGCTACGGAGAAACAGCGCGGCATCATGATCCACTATGTTCCGGCTCAGCCGCGCAAACAACTGCGCATTGAATTCCGGGTGGATAACAACAGTCAGGCATTTCGCAGTAAAACCGATACCTATATCAGCTATCTGATTGGTAACCGCAGCCAGAATACGCTATCAGACTGGCTACAGAAGGAGGGGCTGATTGAATCGATCGGCGCCGGTTCCGATCCGGTTATCGATCGCAATGGCGGCGTTTTCTCGATTTCGGCCTCTTTAACGGATAAGGGGCTGGCGCAGCGCGACGAAGTTATCGCGGCGATATTCAATTACCTGGGGCAGGTGCGCCGGGAAGGGATCCAACAGCGCTATTTCGATGAGATAGCCAGGGTGCTGGATCTGGATTTCCGCTATCCCTCCATCAGCCGCGATATGGATTATATTGAGTGGCTGGTGGATACCATGTTGCGGGTGCCGGTGGAGCATACGCTGGACGCCATGTATCTGGCCGACCAATACGATCCCAAGGCGATTGCCGAGCGGCTGGATTATATGACCCCGCAGAACGCGCGCATTTGGCTGATCAGCCCTAATGAACCCCATAACAAAGTCGCTTATTTCGTTGATGCGCCTTATGAGGTCGATGCCATCCCCGCCGCGACTTTTGCCAAGTGGCGGCAACTGGGAGAGAAAATTTCACTAACCTTGCCCGCCGTCAATCCTTATATCCCGGATGACTTCTCCCTGATCAAGGCGGATACCAGCATCACGCATCCGAAAATATTGCTGCAACAGCCCGGCCTGCGCGTGCTGTATATGCCGAGCCGCTATTTTGCCGATGAACCCAAGGCGGAGATTATGCTGCTTCTGCGAAATAATGAAGCCAGAAGCACCGCCCGCAATCAGGTGCTGTTCGCCCTGAATGATTATCTGGCCGGCCTGGCGTTGGATGAATTGAGCTATCAGGCGTCGGTTGGCGGTATCAGCTTCTCCACCACCAGCAATGACGGCCTGGTGATCAACGCCAACGGCTTTACCCAGCGCTTGCCTCAACTGCTGCTGGCGCTGGCGGATGGCTATGCCTCTTTCTCGCCGACTGAAGAACAATTGCAGCAGGCGAAATCCTGGTATCGGGAACAGTTGGACGCGGCGGAAAAAGCGAAAGCGTTCGAACAGGCCATTCAGCCAATACAGGCGTTGTCGCAGGTGCCTTATACCGAACGTTCCGAGCGGCGCGAACTGTTAAAGGATATTCGTTTGCAAGAGGTTGTTGATTACCGGAATTCGTTATTGCAAAAAGCTACGCCGGAAATGCTGGTGGTGGGGAATCTATCGCCGGAGAAAGTGATTGAACTGGCGCAGACTTTGAAAGCGCATTTAAAGAGCAATGGGGAAAACCTGCAGCGCAGTGACGAGGTTAGCATCAGTAAATCGCAGCGGGCCAATTTGCAAAAGCCGGGGAGCAGCACCGATTCCGCCTTGGCGGCGGTCTATATTCCCATCGGTTATAGCGAAACGCAAAGTATGGCCTATAGCTCCGCGCTGGGGCAGATTATTCAACCCTGGTTCTACAGCCAACTGAGAACGGAGGAGCAGCTCGGCTATGCGGTGTTTGCTTTCCCGATATCGGTTGGACGGCAGTGGGGGATTGGTTTCCTGCTGCAAAGCAACAGCAAACAGCCCGCCTATCTGTATCAACGCTATCTGGATTTCTATCAGAAGGCCGAAAAACGGTTGAGTGCGATGAGCGCGGAAGATTTCGCCCAGTACAAGCAAGGCATAATCAATGAGCTAAGCCAGCGTCCGCAAACGTTGGATGAAGAGATAAGCCGGCTGCGTAACGATCTGACTAGGGAGAACTTTGCGTTTGATACCCGGGAGAAGATTATTGAGGAAATCAAACCGCTGACGGTGGCGCAACTGGCCGATTTCTTCCGCCAGGCGCTGAAGCCGGAAGGGCTGGCGGTATTATCGCAAATTTCCGGCAGTCATCATGGCAAGGCGGATTATGCCGCGCCGCAGGAATGGCATACCTACCCGAATATGTCTTCGCTGCAAAAAACGCTGCCGCTGCAAAAAGCGCCGTCGCAGGATAGCGCCGCCAAGAAGCGTGAAGCCGCAGCGGAAACCACGAACGCGGGTGAGCAAAAATGA
- a CDS encoding prepilin peptidase-dependent protein — protein MLNIRQQGFTLPEILLALALGSLIMLSAAQLYPLLRMQSRNSAQYFRLEQLFSQTAFAIEKDIRRAGFCAAACQGKAISIGSYPGEMAHSCFNVSYDLNRNGRWDGGERQDGESFGYRLRAGALEIQSGAHNCQGDRWEKLFDPQEVTLTQFRLQRLSERSGAVLYQLQLAGYWTNRPVIQQKISRLIMGRNQ, from the coding sequence ATGTTAAATATCAGGCAGCAGGGGTTTACCTTGCCGGAGATTCTGCTGGCGCTCGCCCTGGGAAGCCTGATTATGCTGTCGGCGGCGCAGTTATATCCGTTGCTGCGCATGCAAAGTCGAAACAGCGCCCAATATTTCAGGCTGGAACAGCTATTTAGCCAGACAGCCTTCGCTATTGAAAAGGACATTCGCCGTGCGGGATTCTGCGCCGCCGCCTGTCAGGGGAAAGCCATCAGCATCGGCAGCTATCCGGGGGAAATGGCGCACAGCTGCTTCAATGTGTCGTATGATTTGAACCGCAACGGCAGATGGGACGGCGGAGAGCGGCAGGATGGCGAGTCTTTTGGTTATCGTCTGCGGGCCGGCGCGTTAGAGATCCAAAGCGGAGCGCACAATTGTCAGGGGGACCGCTGGGAAAAACTCTTTGATCCGCAGGAAGTGACGCTCACGCAATTTCGTTTGCAACGTCTGAGCGAGCGTTCCGGCGCAGTGCTGTATCAGCTACAGTTGGCCGGCTACTGGACTAACCGGCCGGTTATTCAGCAGAAAATCTCCCGTTTGATTATGGGGCGCAACCAATGA
- a CDS encoding YgdB family protein produces MKTFSQSGASTLAMVMLISIVGLLLMSGLQRQLDAAMRTGSDERHYLRAFNQALSSLNWAMSLRWRDAGTHWQCRTLATEGLKACLRKASDDVQWLLRGEGRLPASQRPLVLYRRVAALTSESQHVTLQSVPHGWLDFCPDKDSELCADAE; encoded by the coding sequence ATGAAAACATTCTCCCAGTCCGGCGCGAGTACGTTGGCGATGGTTATGCTGATATCGATAGTCGGGCTACTGTTAATGTCCGGCCTGCAACGTCAGCTTGATGCCGCGATGCGGACGGGAAGTGATGAGCGCCACTATCTGCGGGCTTTTAACCAGGCGCTATCGTCCCTGAATTGGGCGATGAGCCTACGGTGGCGCGATGCGGGAACCCATTGGCAATGCCGAACTCTTGCAACTGAGGGGCTGAAAGCCTGTCTGAGAAAGGCTTCCGACGATGTGCAATGGTTATTGCGCGGCGAGGGTCGGCTGCCTGCGTCGCAGCGTCCGCTGGTGCTATATCGGCGAGTCGCCGCCTTAACGTCGGAATCGCAGCATGTTACGCTGCAGTCCGTACCGCATGGATGGCTGGATTTTTGTCCGGATAAGGATAGCGAGCTCTGTGCCGATGCTGAATGA
- the lgt gene encoding prolipoprotein diacylglyceryl transferase gives MTTSYLAFPQFDPVIFSIGPVALHWYGLMYLVGFVFAMWLAIRRANKPGSGWTKDEVENLLYIGFLGVFVGGRLGYVLFYALPSFLDNPLYLFKVWDGGMSFHGGLIGVICVMLWFAHRTKRHFFQVADFIAPLIPFGLGAGRLGNFINGELWGRVTTDTPWAMLFPGSRSEDLALAAGNPLWQAIFNQYGILPRHPSQLYEMLLEGLVLFIILNLFIRKPRPMGSVSGLFLIGYGIFRIIVEFFREPDAQLGLFSNILSMGQILSLPMVIAGILMMVWAYRRQPAQQ, from the coding sequence ATGACGACGAGCTATCTGGCGTTTCCCCAGTTTGATCCGGTGATTTTTTCGATTGGACCGGTGGCGCTGCACTGGTATGGACTGATGTATCTGGTTGGGTTTGTGTTTGCCATGTGGCTGGCGATTCGTCGCGCGAACAAACCGGGTAGCGGCTGGACAAAAGACGAAGTCGAAAATCTGCTGTATATCGGATTTCTTGGCGTGTTTGTCGGCGGCCGGCTGGGCTATGTACTGTTTTATGCGCTCCCGTCATTTCTGGATAATCCGCTCTATTTATTCAAAGTCTGGGACGGCGGCATGTCGTTCCATGGCGGGTTGATCGGCGTGATCTGCGTAATGCTGTGGTTTGCCCACCGCACCAAACGGCATTTCTTCCAGGTCGCCGATTTCATCGCGCCGCTTATCCCATTCGGTCTGGGCGCTGGTCGTCTGGGCAACTTTATCAACGGCGAACTGTGGGGCCGCGTGACCACCGATACGCCGTGGGCCATGCTCTTTCCCGGTTCCCGCAGCGAAGATCTGGCGCTGGCGGCCGGCAATCCCCTGTGGCAGGCGATTTTTAACCAGTACGGTATTCTGCCGCGGCACCCTTCCCAGCTTTATGAAATGCTGCTTGAAGGGCTCGTCTTGTTCATCATCCTGAACCTGTTTATTCGTAAGCCTCGGCCTATGGGGAGCGTATCGGGGCTATTCCTGATCGGTTATGGCATTTTCCGCATCATCGTGGAGTTCTTCCGTGAGCCGGATGCCCAATTGGGACTGTTCAGCAATATCCTCAGCATGGGGCAGATCCTGTCGCTGCCGATGGTGATCGCGGGTATCCTGATGATGGTCTGGGCCTATCGCCGGCAGCCTGCGCAGCAATAG
- a CDS encoding prepilin-type N-terminal cleavage/methylation domain-containing protein, with amino-acid sequence MLNETGGIQHRQNGFSLPETLAAALLFSVSLLGLLQYHEVLQQAFLHQWQQRQAWRLASQQLETYEAGMKYDAIIARSEHGWRFNLQEQRQSAECRKVTVTAITPRRYQAQLTRWFCQPAIASAMPHHP; translated from the coding sequence ATGCTGAATGAAACGGGCGGAATTCAGCATCGGCAAAACGGTTTCAGTCTGCCGGAAACGTTAGCGGCGGCCTTGTTGTTTTCGGTTTCGCTGCTTGGACTGCTGCAATACCATGAGGTTTTGCAACAGGCTTTCCTGCATCAATGGCAACAGCGTCAGGCCTGGCGTCTGGCCTCCCAGCAGTTGGAAACCTATGAGGCGGGAATGAAGTACGATGCGATAATTGCAAGATCGGAACATGGATGGCGTTTTAATCTGCAGGAACAGCGGCAAAGCGCGGAATGCCGCAAAGTGACGGTAACGGCGATTACGCCGCGGCGCTATCAGGCGCAGCTTACCCGTTGGTTTTGCCAGCCGGCCATAGCTTCCGCCATGCCGCATCATCCGTAA
- a CDS encoding prepilin peptidase-dependent protein — protein sequence MKIIDRQSRGFTLLELLVVMTIAALLAGGGLHGWIGYQQALHLEQGAQQLLDFLLRVQSRAYWLNENQQVRLIQQGEHWCMDSGSGAERDARACFEENGCCEDNGRQFVRASKALSIAESTADAFFFYGLRNAAQAGHITLTNAAGRVRLVISVRGRMRLCSEARQVLAIPLC from the coding sequence ATGAAAATCATCGATCGGCAATCGCGGGGATTTACCTTGCTGGAATTATTAGTGGTCATGACCATTGCGGCGCTGCTGGCCGGCGGCGGCCTGCATGGCTGGATTGGTTATCAACAGGCGTTGCATCTGGAGCAAGGCGCGCAGCAACTGCTGGATTTTTTACTCCGGGTGCAGAGCAGGGCGTACTGGCTCAATGAAAACCAACAGGTTCGGCTGATACAGCAAGGAGAGCATTGGTGCATGGATAGCGGTAGCGGCGCTGAACGCGACGCGCGCGCTTGTTTCGAAGAAAACGGCTGCTGTGAAGATAATGGACGGCAATTTGTGCGGGCGTCTAAGGCGCTTTCCATCGCGGAGTCTACCGCCGACGCCTTCTTTTTTTACGGTTTGCGCAATGCGGCGCAGGCCGGACACATAACGCTGACCAATGCGGCGGGGCGAGTGCGTTTGGTCATATCGGTGCGCGGGCGTATGCGTCTGTGCAGCGAAGCGCGGCAGGTTCTGGCTATTCCTCTATGTTAA